One window from the genome of Aneurinibacillus sp. REN35 encodes:
- a CDS encoding response regulator transcription factor — translation MTGYSLLIVDDEAQMRELICMYAKREGYRCTEAEDGEQALMLLERHAFDLIVLDVMMPGLDGLTFCMKVRETSDIPIIFVTARGGEADKVSGLKMGADDYVVKPFSPRELLARIEALLRRTHPSGGSGIESIDRHGALEVDMRGHEARLNGQVLSLTLKEFDLLTCLIRHPGQVMSRERLLEMVWGYEYYGNARTVDTHVKTLRMKLGAHAGIIQTVWGVGYKFEVPS, via the coding sequence GTGACGGGGTACTCTCTCCTGATCGTTGATGATGAAGCGCAAATGCGCGAATTAATCTGTATGTATGCAAAGCGTGAGGGCTATCGTTGTACGGAAGCCGAGGACGGAGAGCAAGCGCTTATGCTCCTTGAGAGGCATGCATTTGACCTTATTGTACTTGATGTGATGATGCCGGGCTTGGATGGATTAACTTTTTGTATGAAGGTTCGTGAAACGTCAGATATCCCGATTATTTTTGTGACAGCCCGGGGTGGGGAAGCCGATAAGGTTAGCGGGTTAAAAATGGGGGCTGACGATTATGTGGTGAAGCCGTTCAGTCCGCGTGAGCTGCTGGCTCGTATTGAAGCGCTGTTGCGGCGCACGCATCCTTCGGGTGGGAGCGGTATCGAGTCGATTGATCGGCATGGAGCGCTTGAGGTGGACATGCGCGGACATGAGGCGCGTCTGAATGGTCAGGTGCTTTCCCTTACGCTCAAAGAATTCGATTTATTAACCTGTCTCATTCGTCATCCGGGTCAGGTCATGAGTCGGGAGCGCTTATTGGAGATGGTCTGGGGCTATGAATACTACGGCAATGCGCGAACGGTCGATACGCATGTGAAGACGCTGCGTATGAAGCTTGGTGCACATGCCGGTATTATCCAGACCGTGTGGGGAGTAGGTTATAAATTCGAGGTGCCGTCTTGA
- a CDS encoding sensor histidine kinase → MKRITLKLNQKLWLLVSSGVIFTVLVTYGLTQYLYGKLYVQNIESSLIYQGQRIADMYPREGLTPAFRKEVERISQVSEAEIFVTENPRQLGACLPFEIEYDALITQEERSRLVAGQTVSKVGYEERFGRQIMAAIVPLLDGKRLEGIVYLYLPLASITEALSEVRYIILVCAFIFVLFSLYIVRHLVNRLTRPLRHMEQTAGKMALGNFSQRFAVTEGDEVGNLGRALNHMASALEQVDTQRREFLANVSHELRTPLSYIKGYSEAVIDGVAADPEEKDRYLHLIHREAGRMERLVHDLLDLAQLEGSSYPLHVTPLPLGQLIEDAIDKFRPFLMEKEADLHLHIDPDVITWGDEDRLEQVVHNLCDNALRHLPNEGGLLRVSLHREEQAHQCILVIADNGCGIAPEELSRLGERFYRVDKARTRKHGGSGLGLSIVKQIVHLHEGTISIQSKVDEGTIVTVRLPLYEEDE, encoded by the coding sequence TTGAAACGCATCACATTAAAGCTCAATCAGAAGCTGTGGCTTCTTGTCAGCTCCGGTGTCATATTCACGGTGTTGGTAACGTATGGGTTGACCCAATATTTATATGGGAAGCTGTATGTGCAAAACATTGAGTCATCTCTTATTTATCAGGGGCAGCGCATCGCGGATATGTATCCGCGAGAAGGGCTCACACCTGCGTTTCGCAAAGAGGTGGAGAGGATAAGCCAAGTGTCGGAAGCGGAGATTTTTGTAACCGAGAATCCGCGTCAATTGGGGGCATGTCTTCCTTTTGAAATTGAGTATGATGCGCTGATTACCCAGGAGGAGCGAAGCCGCCTAGTAGCGGGACAGACAGTAAGCAAAGTCGGCTATGAGGAGAGATTTGGCCGCCAGATCATGGCTGCGATTGTGCCGCTTTTGGACGGAAAACGCCTCGAAGGCATTGTATATTTGTATCTTCCCCTTGCAAGCATAACAGAAGCGCTTAGTGAGGTTCGCTATATTATTCTTGTATGTGCTTTTATTTTTGTTCTTTTTTCGCTCTATATTGTCCGCCATCTTGTCAATCGCCTAACGAGACCGCTGCGTCATATGGAGCAGACGGCAGGTAAGATGGCGCTCGGGAACTTCTCGCAACGGTTTGCGGTAACGGAAGGTGATGAGGTAGGCAATCTGGGACGGGCGCTCAATCACATGGCATCCGCACTTGAGCAGGTCGATACGCAGCGTCGTGAATTTCTTGCGAATGTCTCGCATGAGCTTCGTACACCGCTCAGTTATATTAAAGGCTACAGTGAAGCTGTAATTGATGGAGTCGCGGCTGATCCGGAGGAGAAGGATCGTTATCTTCATCTCATCCATCGTGAGGCAGGACGGATGGAGAGGCTTGTGCACGACTTGCTAGACTTAGCGCAGCTTGAAGGTTCCTCGTATCCTCTGCATGTGACTCCCTTACCGTTGGGGCAGCTAATAGAAGATGCGATTGACAAGTTTAGACCGTTTCTGATGGAGAAAGAAGCAGATCTTCATCTACACATTGATCCGGATGTAATCACCTGGGGAGATGAAGACAGACTAGAGCAAGTGGTTCATAATTTATGCGATAATGCATTGCGCCACCTGCCGAATGAAGGGGGTCTGCTTCGTGTAAGCCTTCATCGTGAAGAACAGGCACACCAGTGCATATTGGTCATTGCAGATAACGGGTGCGGTATTGCACCGGAAGAGTTATCGCGTTTAGGTGAGCGTTTTTATCGGGTGGACAAGGCGCGAACACGCAAGCACGGGGGGAGCGGCTTAGGTCTCTCCATCGTTAAGCAGATTGTTCATCTGCATGAAGGAACAATTTCGATACAAAGCAAGGTGGACGAAGGGACGATCGTAACCGTTAGACTGCCGTTATATGAAGAGGACGAGTAA
- a CDS encoding FixH family protein, with product MKHNRCVWTVLLLFIATIVVAGCSNEKPPVERSIPEKLTVQFAIAPVSPKPKQEAALSVAVEQGGEKVEDAEEVKFEVWREGQTEAHTMIPANKSGEGRYGAVYRFEQAGVYYVMYHIDARSLHAMQKHKVIVK from the coding sequence ATGAAGCATAACCGATGCGTATGGACTGTTCTCTTGCTGTTTATCGCAACCATTGTGGTAGCGGGATGCAGCAACGAGAAGCCGCCGGTAGAGAGAAGTATACCGGAGAAGCTTACCGTGCAGTTTGCAATTGCGCCGGTATCTCCCAAGCCGAAGCAGGAGGCTGCGCTATCTGTTGCTGTAGAGCAGGGGGGAGAAAAGGTAGAGGATGCAGAAGAGGTGAAGTTTGAAGTCTGGCGTGAGGGGCAAACGGAGGCGCATACGATGATCCCGGCTAACAAGTCGGGAGAAGGCCGCTATGGGGCCGTGTATCGCTTTGAGCAAGCGGGTGTATATTATGTCATGTACCACATTGATGCACGTAGTCTGCACGCCATGCAAAAGCATAAAGTGATCGTCAAGTGA
- a CDS encoding YheC/YheD family endospore coat-associated protein produces MKGSYVGILLNQSMYRGIPAGKTQTEVLPYYEEGARLYGLKPCYIRLDDLHLHRDTVMAYVREGQLYKRIEVPVPRVIHNRALLFSAKDKNKLTQLAEKKCMIFNRWNRYSKPYIHSLLWAEPSFHPHLARTVHGTPDNIRKMMRMHRALFIKPNSGSIGVGIMRIIRISSGWRLSYAVRENRRRHWKQMSFTNSLPAHLLKKLQTRRFHIQEELPLATFRGNRFDLRVTVQKGATGEWQVAGMVGKVAPVGRFLSNVGQGGKVHRLATLLSEYPDLHVGKVKHGIEEFALRVARYLEKTLPDLADIGLDIGLTKKGKPLFIECNGRDQRYAFGNVRMMEEWKATYANPMGYARYLLDKIDAQEKKDSTD; encoded by the coding sequence ATGAAGGGTTCGTATGTAGGCATCTTACTTAACCAATCGATGTATCGGGGAATCCCGGCCGGTAAGACACAAACAGAAGTACTTCCTTATTATGAGGAGGGAGCCCGGCTGTACGGACTGAAGCCTTGCTATATCCGTCTGGATGACCTGCATCTTCACCGTGATACAGTAATGGCATATGTCAGAGAAGGCCAATTATACAAGCGTATAGAAGTTCCGGTTCCTCGTGTGATCCATAATCGGGCGCTGCTATTTTCAGCCAAGGATAAGAACAAGCTAACACAATTAGCTGAGAAAAAATGCATGATATTTAATCGTTGGAATCGGTATAGTAAACCGTATATTCATTCATTGTTGTGGGCAGAGCCGTCGTTTCATCCTCATCTGGCACGTACAGTACATGGTACGCCGGACAACATACGGAAAATGATGCGCATGCACCGTGCGCTCTTTATTAAGCCGAATAGCGGTAGCATCGGTGTGGGCATTATGCGAATCATACGTATCTCGAGCGGCTGGCGTCTTTCGTATGCTGTACGGGAGAACAGGCGAAGGCATTGGAAGCAAATGAGCTTTACCAATTCGCTTCCCGCTCATTTGTTGAAGAAGCTTCAGACCCGCCGCTTTCATATTCAGGAGGAGTTACCTCTTGCGACCTTCCGTGGCAATCGCTTCGATTTGCGTGTTACCGTGCAAAAAGGCGCGACAGGAGAGTGGCAGGTGGCAGGCATGGTGGGGAAGGTGGCACCTGTCGGGCGGTTTTTAAGCAACGTTGGTCAGGGTGGAAAGGTACACCGGCTTGCAACGCTGCTTAGTGAATATCCGGATTTGCACGTCGGAAAGGTAAAGCACGGAATAGAGGAATTTGCGTTACGTGTTGCCCGCTATCTAGAGAAGACGCTGCCAGACCTTGCTGATATCGGGCTTGATATCGGATTGACGAAGAAGGGAAAACCTCTGTTTATTGAATGCAATGGACGGGATCAGCGCTATGCGTTTGGCAATGTGCGCATGATGGAGGAATGGAAGGCAACGTATGCAAATCCGATGGGCTATGCCCGTTACTTGCTTGATAAAATAGATGCACAAGAAAAAAAAGACAGCACGGATTAG
- a CDS encoding GerMN domain-containing protein: MRLHRALVFILLMLMLAITGCTTSSTPSGGSAPEGNNTTQNPPAQQPNNTSKQTPTEAPKEEQPSADNSEEESIKEKEVMLVFSDTDLMEQYKEARTIKYKKEENLPTIALMAWQNGPQSKKLTSLMPKEVKIQSLKKEGDTAIISLSPEIKKANLGSTGEMFLLEEMATILQQFGYKNMKVVIDGKEVDTILGHVDTTSPIEPLKLDELKEMKDK, from the coding sequence ATGCGTCTACATCGCGCACTTGTCTTTATCTTACTTATGCTTATGCTAGCCATTACGGGCTGTACAACATCTTCCACTCCAAGCGGTGGCTCCGCTCCGGAAGGTAATAATACCACGCAGAACCCTCCTGCGCAGCAGCCAAATAATACAAGCAAGCAAACACCGACAGAAGCGCCAAAAGAAGAACAGCCATCAGCTGATAATTCAGAGGAAGAAAGTATTAAAGAAAAAGAAGTAATGCTGGTGTTTAGCGATACCGATCTCATGGAGCAATATAAAGAAGCACGCACCATTAAATACAAAAAAGAAGAAAATCTCCCGACCATTGCATTAATGGCATGGCAGAATGGGCCGCAAAGCAAAAAGCTTACGTCTCTTATGCCTAAAGAAGTCAAGATTCAATCGCTGAAAAAAGAAGGGGATACCGCCATCATCAGCCTCTCTCCTGAAATTAAGAAAGCCAACCTGGGTTCTACCGGCGAAATGTTCCTGCTTGAAGAGATGGCAACCATTTTACAGCAATTTGGCTACAAAAACATGAAAGTTGTCATTGACGGTAAAGAAGTGGACACCATTCTTGGCCATGTTGATACAACCTCACCAATCGAGCCGCTGAAGCTTGATGAGCTAAAAGAAATGAAGGACAAATAA
- a CDS encoding LytTR family DNA-binding domain-containing protein, with the protein MENTSVLSIVKAISDVFPQEASIAIADKSRFIYYQPSRAIDLKIKPGDEISEGTLTRQALSRKQKIEQYLDNSVFGVSYYAMSTPILNEGDAEGCITAIFPPTATPGLPKLPRHHFLIGKGEDRWVPIPLAEIHFIESEKGKTYLYTERGVYVNKYSLLELERMLPGDLFIRSHRAYMVNVYSIDEIHPDFHSTFMLIMNDAARTRVPVSQKYASSFRRLLGF; encoded by the coding sequence ATGGAAAACACATCCGTTCTTTCAATTGTGAAAGCGATCAGCGATGTATTCCCTCAGGAAGCTTCGATTGCGATTGCGGATAAATCAAGATTCATCTATTACCAGCCCAGCCGGGCTATAGATCTGAAAATCAAACCAGGCGACGAAATTTCTGAAGGAACACTCACACGCCAAGCGCTTTCACGAAAACAGAAAATAGAGCAGTATCTCGACAATAGTGTGTTTGGTGTCTCATATTATGCGATGAGTACGCCCATACTAAATGAAGGCGATGCGGAAGGGTGCATTACGGCGATTTTTCCACCGACGGCAACGCCCGGTCTTCCCAAATTACCGCGTCATCACTTTTTAATCGGCAAAGGCGAGGATCGCTGGGTACCGATTCCGCTTGCGGAGATTCATTTTATTGAATCGGAGAAGGGAAAGACGTACTTGTATACGGAGCGCGGTGTGTATGTGAATAAATACAGCTTACTTGAGCTTGAACGCATGCTGCCGGGTGATTTGTTTATACGGAGTCATCGCGCTTATATGGTGAATGTCTACTCCATTGATGAGATTCATCCAGATTTTCACTCAACATTTATGCTGATCATGAATGATGCGGCGCGCACCCGTGTGCCGGTTAGTCAAAAATATGCCAGCTCGTTCCGTCGCCTGCTGGGATTTTAA
- a CDS encoding acetyl-CoA hydrolase/transferase family protein, protein MFTKRLRNKALQERLVTAQEAASWIKDGMTLGLSGFTQAGDAKAVPRALVERVKETGEQLKVNVYTGASLSSEVDGIMAEAGIINRRLPFQAEKRMRSKINSGEITYIDQHLSHTAEMVRAGTIDAIDVAIVEAVAVTEEGHIVPTTSIGNSSIFIEHAKEVIIELNMAQPLTLEGIHDSYDVGPQGHRQPIPLTAVEQRIGTSAIPVPLEKIRGIVVTDEQDTASSIVKPDEETAVMAGHLIEFLRNEVREGRLQKTLAPMQSGIGSVANAVFHGFLDSEFTDLEVYSEVLQDAVFDLLDAGKIRFASGCSIILSKEKGQQVFPNFEKYKDRVLLRPQEISNHPEIVRRLGLIAINTALELDIYGNVNSTHVMGTNMMNGIGGSGDFARNARLGIFVTKSIAKGGDISSIVPFVPHVDHTEHDVDVIVTEQGVADLRGLSPRERAEAIIENCAHPDYRPQLRAYFEEACEQGGQTPHILEEAFAFHTRYRETGTMLDKSLQGMAQAETDKETVHV, encoded by the coding sequence ATGTTCACGAAACGTTTACGTAATAAAGCACTCCAAGAACGTCTGGTGACAGCGCAAGAAGCAGCAAGCTGGATTAAAGATGGAATGACTCTTGGCTTAAGCGGATTCACGCAAGCCGGGGATGCAAAAGCCGTTCCGCGCGCCTTGGTAGAGCGGGTAAAAGAAACAGGCGAACAATTGAAAGTAAATGTATATACAGGTGCTTCTCTCAGTTCCGAAGTTGATGGGATTATGGCGGAAGCGGGCATCATTAACCGCCGCCTTCCTTTTCAAGCCGAGAAACGTATGCGCAGTAAGATTAACAGCGGTGAGATCACGTATATCGATCAGCATCTGTCTCATACTGCTGAAATGGTGCGTGCTGGCACGATTGACGCCATCGATGTAGCAATTGTGGAAGCGGTTGCGGTGACGGAGGAAGGTCACATTGTTCCGACGACTTCGATTGGCAACTCATCCATTTTTATTGAGCATGCAAAAGAAGTCATCATCGAGTTAAATATGGCGCAGCCGCTTACGCTTGAAGGCATACACGACTCATATGATGTAGGACCTCAAGGGCATCGTCAGCCAATTCCGTTGACGGCAGTAGAACAGCGAATCGGAACGTCTGCGATTCCTGTTCCGCTTGAGAAAATCAGAGGGATTGTCGTAACGGATGAGCAGGATACGGCATCTTCAATCGTAAAGCCTGATGAGGAAACTGCTGTTATGGCGGGTCACTTAATTGAGTTTTTACGCAACGAAGTCAGAGAAGGCCGTCTGCAAAAAACGCTCGCGCCGATGCAATCAGGTATTGGATCGGTAGCCAATGCCGTTTTCCACGGATTTTTGGATTCGGAGTTTACCGACCTTGAAGTATACTCAGAAGTGCTTCAGGATGCGGTATTTGATCTGCTTGACGCAGGAAAGATCCGCTTTGCATCTGGATGCTCAATCATTCTGTCGAAGGAGAAGGGCCAACAGGTCTTCCCGAATTTCGAGAAGTATAAAGATCGCGTACTTTTGCGTCCGCAGGAAATTTCCAATCATCCGGAAATCGTGCGCCGTCTCGGCCTGATTGCGATCAATACGGCACTTGAGCTTGATATTTATGGCAATGTGAATTCCACACACGTGATGGGAACAAACATGATGAACGGCATTGGCGGCTCCGGTGATTTTGCCCGCAATGCTCGTCTGGGGATCTTTGTTACGAAGTCCATTGCCAAAGGTGGCGACATATCAAGCATTGTACCGTTTGTGCCGCATGTAGATCATACAGAGCATGATGTGGATGTGATTGTAACGGAACAAGGTGTAGCCGATCTACGCGGTCTTTCTCCGCGTGAGCGCGCCGAAGCGATTATCGAGAACTGTGCACACCCGGACTATCGTCCGCAACTGCGTGCATATTT